The nucleotide sequence CGCAAAAGGATCCGGAAGATTATATCCGTAGCTTTTATTCGTATAACTTGCCCGAATTTGTGACAGGTCCGGTTACTGTTAATCCCCGCGACCTGGCTGCTGCGGCTATGAACCCTAAACGTAAACAGGTAAAAGCAGGGCGTTAGAACTTGCGGAATGTGTAGGTTTTATCGTCCGAACTCAGAATAAGTTGCTTGCTGTTCACCTTATCTACGGTGAAACGGCGAGTACCTTCTGACCAGTCGGTATAGGGTAAAAAGTTTTTCACCGGAGTTGGATTGTCAGTCAGCTCCACAACCATTGTTTTATCATCGGGCATAGAATTAAATCCAAACTCTGAGCGGTAACTGTTCGAAGCCGGACTGTATATCTGATACATGAATAACGTATTCTGGAAGTTGTAATAGATGGTGTCTACAGCAGTAACCTGGCCGCCGGCCTCCACTTTCTGCAATTGCCATTTCCCTTCAAGAGGTGTATTTAATTCCTGTCCGCAGGCAGTAAACAGCAGCAAAGCAAAAATGGAGAAGATTATTTTTTTCATTAGTACATCATTTGTTGTTAGCATATTCTACAGTATGAAGATCGAAATCTTAAAATGTTGCACAAATGTAGTAAAAAAGGAGTAAAAGAAGCTTTCTTACCGTACTAAACGATAAGAAAGCTTCAAACTTTCAGAGAACCCCCTTCGTTGAGGGAAGCTCATAATTAAATATATCACGGCGGATAGCCATCTTGATGGATCTTGCCAGCGCCTTGAAAATACCTTCAATCTTGTGATGCTCGTTTTGTCCTTCGGCCTTAATATTGAGATTCATCCGGGCCGCGTCACTTAGCGACTTGAAGAAATGAAGAAACATTTCCGTAGGCATATCTCCCACCTTCTCGCGATTGAACCCGGCATCCCAAACCAGCCAGGGACGGCCACCAAAGTCCAATGCCACCGAACACAAACAATCGTCCATGGGTAAACAATATCCGTAACGTTCGATACCTCGCTTATCGCCTAATGCTTTCAGCAAAGCTTCTCCTAAAGCAATGGCAGTATCTTCTATGGTATGATGCTCGTCAACATGTAAATCGCCTTTAACCTGTACAGTAAGATCCATTCCGGAGTGCTTGCCTATTTGATCCAGCATATGATCAAAGAATCCCAGACCCGTGGCAATGGAAGTCTTTCCCTTTCCATCCAGATTAACCTCAACATATATATCAGTCTCATGCGTGGTACGTTGTACAACAGCACGTCGCTCGCCAGCAAAAAGAAACTCGGTAACCTTGTCCCAGTCGCCTGTGCACAATACGCAGCAATCCTTTAATCCTTTGGCTTCCAGTTGCACATCAGCATCTTCGGCGTCATTTAGCCAAATAGCCTTTGCTCCCATATTCTTAGCCAGCTGTACATCCGTAAGTCTGTCGCCAATCACATAACTGCCAGCCAGATCATATGAGCCATCCATATACTTACCCATCATACCCGTACGCGGTTTTCTGTTCGGCGAATTTTCCTCTGGAAGCGAAGGATCAAATAACAAATCATCAAATACGATTCCTTCGCCTTCCAGCGCTTTCATCAATTTATTCTGAGCCGGCCAAAAGGTATCTTCGGGAAATGCATCTGTACCCAGACCATCTTGATTGCTAACCATAACAAACTCGAAATCAAGTTGCTTACGGATAAAATAGAGATTCCGGAATATCTTTGGATAAAACTCCAACTTCTCCAGACTATCCAGCTGATAATCGACAGGCGGTTCAATCACCAACGTTCCATCCCTGTCAATGAATAGAGCTCTCATCATAATGTTGCTTTTTTAAGGGATTCAATTAATGCCTCGTTTTCATGAGGCGTTCCAACGGTAACACGCAAACAACCCATACATAAAGAGATATTGGTGCGGTTCCGAACAATAACACCCTGTTCTACCAAGTAGTTGTAAAGTCCGTTCGCATCATCAACCTTTACCAGTACAAAATTGGCATCGGTTGGATAGATCTTTTTTATCAGCGGAAGAGATCCCAACGCACTGATAAGGTTAGTCCGCTCTTCCAATAGCACGCGTACCCATTCTTTCACCTTAAACGGATTATCAAGCAGATTAAGCGCATACTTCTGGGTGAGCTGGTTGATATTATAAGGATACTTTATTTTATTAAGCACAGCGATAATTTCGGGAGAGGCAAAAGCCATACCCAACCGAACGCCTGCACTTCCCCATGCTTTAGACAATGTTTGCAGAACCACCAAATTAGGATGCTGCTTCAGTTCGTTGAGGAACGAAGGCTCCGAAGAAAAGTCGATGTAGGCTTCATCCACCACCACAATGCCTTGGAAACCAGTAATGACTTTGCGAATTTCATCGCGCCGGAGACTGTTACCTGTAGGATTGTTGGGAGAGCAAAGAAACAAAAGCTTAGCTGTTTCTGCTGCATCATGAGTTAAAAGTCCGGCCGCAGAAAACTGAAACTCATCGTCCAGTAGTACCGGTATATAAGGAACGTTGTTTACATCGGCGGCTACTTTATACATGCCATAGGTTGGATCGATGGCAAGAATACAATCCTGAGCCGGTTCACAAAAGGCCCGGATCAGCAAGTCTATTGGCTCGTCGCTGCCATTTCCTAACAAAATGTTTCTAGGTTCAACACCTTTAATCTCGGCAATACGCTCCTTAACCTGCCATTGCATTGGGTCCGGATACCGATTATAAGGTGCGTTATACGGATTCTCGTTGGCATCCAGAAAAACAGATGCTTCTCCATG is from uncultured Macellibacteroides sp. and encodes:
- the hisB gene encoding bifunctional histidinol-phosphatase/imidazoleglycerol-phosphate dehydratase HisB, which translates into the protein MMRALFIDRDGTLVIEPPVDYQLDSLEKLEFYPKIFRNLYFIRKQLDFEFVMVSNQDGLGTDAFPEDTFWPAQNKLMKALEGEGIVFDDLLFDPSLPEENSPNRKPRTGMMGKYMDGSYDLAGSYVIGDRLTDVQLAKNMGAKAIWLNDAEDADVQLEAKGLKDCCVLCTGDWDKVTEFLFAGERRAVVQRTTHETDIYVEVNLDGKGKTSIATGLGFFDHMLDQIGKHSGMDLTVQVKGDLHVDEHHTIEDTAIALGEALLKALGDKRGIERYGYCLPMDDCLCSVALDFGGRPWLVWDAGFNREKVGDMPTEMFLHFFKSLSDAARMNLNIKAEGQNEHHKIEGIFKALARSIKMAIRRDIFNYELPSTKGVL
- the hisC gene encoding histidinol-phosphate transaminase, producing MKELKELVRPNVWKLKPYSSARDEFHGEASVFLDANENPYNAPYNRYPDPMQWQVKERIAEIKGVEPRNILLGNGSDEPIDLLIRAFCEPAQDCILAIDPTYGMYKVAADVNNVPYIPVLLDDEFQFSAAGLLTHDAAETAKLLFLCSPNNPTGNSLRRDEIRKVITGFQGIVVVDEAYIDFSSEPSFLNELKQHPNLVVLQTLSKAWGSAGVRLGMAFASPEIIAVLNKIKYPYNINQLTQKYALNLLDNPFKVKEWVRVLLEERTNLISALGSLPLIKKIYPTDANFVLVKVDDANGLYNYLVEQGVIVRNRTNISLCMGCLRVTVGTPHENEALIESLKKATL
- a CDS encoding lipocalin-like domain-containing protein, producing the protein MKKIIFSIFALLLFTACGQELNTPLEGKWQLQKVEAGGQVTAVDTIYYNFQNTLFMYQIYSPASNSYRSEFGFNSMPDDKTMVVELTDNPTPVKNFLPYTDWSEGTRRFTVDKVNSKQLILSSDDKTYTFRKF